One segment of Fusarium poae strain DAOMC 252244 chromosome Unknown contig_8, whole genome shotgun sequence DNA contains the following:
- a CDS encoding uncharacterized protein (TransMembrane:1 (o147-165i)), with translation MLCWRVQGRQLRLGRFESCQRSGRLQGRQVWPGRFEGYEPAGTAARAATGCPASGEFIWPVAEAVWETVQEIFTLALEPGLACDPQKHPRRVYERGAKQPGLKGLPLRADSLVWRPMVPQRLSIVVRRPPRNGFTDRVLGMPALQQLGFGLVASSWVLWMAGRWLRLKLSIGR, from the exons atgctatgttggagggtacagggtaggcagcttagacttggtcgttttgagagctgccagcgttcagggcggctacagggtaggcaggtttggcccggtcgtttcgagggctacgagccagctgggacggcagctcgagccgccacggggtgcccagcgtccggcgagttcatctggccagtcgcagaggctgtctgggagacggttcaggagatattcactc tggccctcgagcccggtctggcgtgcGACCCACAAAAACACCCTCGGAGGGTATATGAGAGGGGAGCAAAGCAGCCCGGCCTGAAAGG acttccactgcgtgctgattcactggtttggcgacccatggtcccgcagcgtctcagcatagtggttcgtcgacccccacgaaacggcttcactgaccgcgtactggggatgcctgcgttacagcagcttggcttcggcctcgttgctagcagttgggttctgtggatggctggccgctggctacgcctgaaactgagcatcgggaggtaa
- a CDS encoding uncharacterized protein (TransMembrane:1 (o76-94i)), producing MNFAENKSGPRARSGVRPTKHPRRVYERGAKQPGLKGLPLRADSLVWRPMVPQRLSIVVRRPPRNGFTDRVLGMPALQQLGFGLVASSWVLWMAGRWLRLKLSIGGNHSLRTPKW from the exons atgaattttgcggaaaataaaagtggccctcgagcccggtctggcgtgcGACCCACAAAACACCCTCGGAGGGTATATGAGAGGGGAGCAAAGCAGCCCGGCCTGAAAGG acttccactgcgtgctgattcactggtttggcgacccatggtcccgcagcgtctcagcatagtggttcgtcgacccccacgaaacggcttcactgaccgcgtactggggatgcctgcgttacagcagcttggcttcggcctcgttgctagcagttgggttctgtggatggctggccgctggctacgcctgaaactgagcatcgGAGGTAACCACTCGCTGCGGACACCGAAATGGTAG